Proteins encoded within one genomic window of Raphanus sativus cultivar WK10039 unplaced genomic scaffold, ASM80110v3 Scaffold5040, whole genome shotgun sequence:
- the LOC108838471 gene encoding sugar transporter ESL1-like — MTMSENQRNLEAGLLLNKNRNDINECRITVVLLFSTFVSVCGSFCFGCAAGYSSVAQTGITTDLGLSVAQYSMFGSIMTFGAMFGAIFSGKVSDLIGRKGTMWFAQIFCIAGWFAISVAKDTVWLDAGRFSTGFAVGLFSYVIPVYIAEITPKHVRGAFVFANQLMQSCGLSLYYVIGNFVHWRKLALVGLIPCVLQVVTLFFIPESPRLLGKWGCDKECRASLQLLRGEDADVTEEANTIKETMILFEEGPKSRVMDLFQRRYAPSLVIGVGLMLLQQLSGSSGIMLYVGSVFDKGGFPSSIGSMILAVIMIPKAILGLILVEKMGRRPLLLASTSGMCLCSLFLAFSFSFRSYGMLDELTPIFTCIGVVGFISSFAVGMGGLPWIIMSEIFPMNVKVSAGTLVTLANWSFSWIVAFAYNFMIEWNASGTFLIFFSTCAAGIVFIYAMVPETKGRTLEDIQASLTDFLQ; from the exons ATGACGATGTCGGAGAACCAAAGAAACCTAGAAGCTGGCTTGTTACTGAACAAGAACCGAAACGACATCAACGAGTGTCGTATCACCGTGGTTCTGCTCTTCAGTACCTTTGTATCTGTGTGTGGCTCTTTCTGCTTCGGCTGTGCG GCAGGTTATTCATCAGTAGCTCAAACAGGGATCACAACAGATTTAGGCCTCTCTGTTGCACAA TACTCCATGTTTGGTTCAATCATGACCTTTGGAGCCATGTTTGGTGCCATCTTTAGTGGGAAAGTCTCAGATCTCATCGGTCGAAAAGGG ACAATGTGGTTTGCTCAAATCTTCTGCATCGCCGGTTGGTTTGCAATATCCGTTGCAAAGGACACGGTTTGGCTAGATGCTGGAAGGTTTTCCACTGGATTTGCAGTTGGTTTATTCAGCTACGTG ATACCAGTTTATATCGCAGAAATAACACCAAAACATGTCCGAGGAGCATTTGTATTTGCTAATCAG CTGATGCAAAGTTGTGGGTTGTCATTATACTACGTCATTGGAAATTTTGTTCATTGGCGTAAATTGGCGTTAGTAG GTCTGATTCCATGTGTTTTGCAAGTTGTGACTTTATTTTTCATTCCAGAGTCCCCTAGATTGCTG GGAAAATGGGGATGTGACAAAGAATGTAGAGCTTCATTGCAGCTTCTCCGTGGGGAGGATGCTGATGTCACTGAAGAAGCCAACACTATCAAA GAAACCATGATCTTGTTTGAAGAAGGACCAAAATCGCGGGTTATGGATTTGTTCCAGAGGAGATATGCTCCATCTCTTGTT ATTGGTGTGGGGCTAATGCTTCTACAACAGCTCTCTGGAAGCTCAGGGATTATGCTTTATGTCGGTAGCGTATTTGATAAAGGAG GATTTCCAAGCAGCATTGGCTCGATGATTCTTGCAGTGATCATG ATACCAAAAGCTATATTGGGTCTGATTTTGGTTGAGAAAATGGGACGAAGGCCGCTTCTACTG GCTTCTACTAGTGGAATGTGCCTTTGCAGCTTGTTCCTCGCATTTTCCTTCAGCTTTCGG TCATATGGCATGCTCGATGAGCTCACTCCAATTTTCACATGCATCGGTGTAGTG GGTTTCATCTCTTCATTTGCCGTAGGCATGGGAGGCTTACCATGGATCATCATGTCCGAG ATTTTCCCAATGAATGTTAAAGTATCAGCTGGGACTCTGGTTACCTTAGCCAACTGGTCCTTTAGTTGGATTGTAGCTTTCGCTTACAACTTCATGATAGAATGGAACGCATCAG GAACGTTCTTGATCTTCTTTAGTACATGCGCTGCGGGTATAGTCTTCATTTATGCGATGGTACCAGAAACTAAAGGACGAACGCTAGAAGATATACAAGCTTCTCTTACAGATTTTCTACAATGA